The Candidatus Bathyarchaeota archaeon genomic interval CCAAATCCCCTGCAACGTATAGCTGTACATATATACGTCCATATTTCGGTCATATTAACAATGTATAACTCTGTTTTCGGCATTCACTGCGTGATAGAGGTAATAATAATGTCTGAAAGATTCGCTAAAAAGTGGGAAAGTAAACGGGAAGATGAGCCCTTCGCAAACCGCATTAAAGACGCAGTGAAGCCGCCAGGACCCCTAAAACCAAGACTGGACTTCGCCGTCAGACGTATCGAACTTCAAGTCCAAAAATTAGATCAAGCAACCGACAGATTTAGCCAAAGAGACAAAGCAATCTTCGCACGCATCGTTGACGCCTACACAAAACACGACAGTGCACGCGCAAACGTCTTCGCAAACGAACTAGCTGAAGTTAGAAAAATGTCCAAATTAATCATGAACGCTAAACTTGCTCTCGAGCAAATCACATTACGGTTACGAACCGTTTCAGAATTAGGCGACGTAGTCAGCACACTCGGCCCCGCCGTCGGTGTTCTACGTTCAGTACGTGCAGGCTTGACAAGTGTTTTCCCAGAAGCAGAAAATGAACTGGGAGAAATCGGCAACATGCTCAGCGGAATAATGATTGAAGCAGGCCAAGGCAGCGGCATGAC includes:
- a CDS encoding Snf7 family protein, translating into MSERFAKKWESKREDEPFANRIKDAVKPPGPLKPRLDFAVRRIELQVQKLDQATDRFSQRDKAIFARIVDAYTKHDSARANVFANELAEVRKMSKLIMNAKLALEQITLRLRTVSELGDVVSTLGPAVGVLRSVRAGLTSVFPEAENELGEIGNMLSGIMIEAGQGSGMTLNFDTVNEDASKILTEAATVAEQKIKDKFPDLPAGMPSTPASQAERTTF